In Phaeodactylum tricornutum CCAP 1055/1 PHATR_bd_35x35 genomic scaffold, whole genome shotgun sequence, the genomic window cctaaccctaaccctaaccctaaccctaaccctaaccctaaccctaaccctaaccctaaccctaaccctaaccctaaccctaaccctaaccctaaccctaaccctaaccctaaccctaaccctaatcctaaccctaaccctaaccctaaccctaaccctaaccctaaccctaaccctaaccctaacccaTTTCAGGCTATTTATGCTTGTGTcgttgaggcacgccccagacgtcagcaagttgggtatccctgtggagtaactttcaccctttttgaatctcagtgggaattttttggatcccagtgggatgcgttaagtaaaaaatgaatccctgtgtaaagataaaataaACATTCATGCATAAATTTAGTacacagggatctccttttccttaggtgtaattttcacccctgctcattTGGAATGATGGATTTTATCTAATCAAAGAAAAATAGATTTACCCTTATCTGTAAAATAAATATTTACTGAACCCCTAAAAGAAACCCTGAACTTGTGTCTCCGTAGTAACCACCAATTCGAAACTGGAATCACCTCTGATCACGTCCAACGCTGCCGTACAGATTATTCGCTCACAAAGAGTGTGCTCAACTTTTGACGGGGCCCGTATCCGTTGCGTGTAATGATTGGCACCGGAAAGTACCCGAACACTAGCACGTTTTCAACAGCAAAACCAGCAATAAGAGCTACGGCTTCTCAAAAAAACGACGACATGGTCAAGATGTTGGAGCCTACCTCCATTGTAGTAGAACACGTCGAAGATGACCGCAAGGTTTTCGTGTCTCGCGTTCCTCTTAATTTTTCGCAGGCATCAATCAAAAGGCTGATCGAGGGAAGTGTGGGTGCCGACGTGGTCCAGGAGGTTGTCTTTACGTACGATAACGACGAGCAAGCGATAGGCGGCGACTCAAAATCTAAACACAAGGGATACGCGTTTTGCGTCATGGAAAACGTCGATAGCGCGGCGGCCGCAATCTCATTGGGTATCGTAAAAGGAGGTCGGACAGAAACTTCAAAGAAATCGCACACGTTGTATTTGTCTGCGTATAAGCATGAAGCGAAAgacgagaaagaaattcCCGACATCTGTTTCTTATGGATTCACAAAAGGTGTCCTTACGGGGAAAATTGCAAGTTTGTACACCACGGCAACGGAGGAGTTTTGGATCAACGTGCTGTTTCCGCTTTTCCGAAACCGAGAAAGTGCTGGGACTTTAAAAAAGGAAAGTGCAAAATGGGCGATACTTGTCCTTTTTCCCATGAAGGAATTGAGCCCATTTCGATCAAGGAAAAAATCGATCGTCCTTCCTCGGAAAAGGATTGCATCAACTGGAAAACAAAGGGAAAATGTCGAAAGGGTGAGACTTGTCCATACCGTCACAGCGTCTCTCTTCGTGAGCAAGCTATTGCCAAACTCGCAACGAATCGGCCTGGCGAGTCTGCTTTCCAGACGGTAGCACCGGGCAAGAGGACTAGTGAGCCCCTTTCCGTTCGCGTCTTTGGATTGAACtacgaaacaaaagaaagcGATGTTCGTGACTTTTTGGCACCCTGCGGTACCATTATGAATGTATCGTTTCCTTGCTGGAATGATAGCGGGCGGAGCAAAGGCTACTGCGAAGTACTATTTCAAAGTCCCAAagccgtggcggcggcaacCGCACTGGACGGCTCTGACCTACACGGACGTTGGCTTTCCATCCAAGCAGGCAAGATGTATTTGAAAAAATGGGACGAACGGCAACAAACGCTACGAAAATCAAGGAAGGAATCCAAGGTTGAGCCTGATTTGGAGACTCCGGGAGAGTTTGGTCAAAAAGTTAAGCGACGCAAGACGCATGGTTATAATGAATGACAAACTCCGTTCTAGTCAGCGGTTATATTCATCTTGACACCCTCCAAGGTTCCGTCCTTGCTTGTATCTCGATTAACGCATTTCTGGTATAGCCCCTTGAAGGTCTCAATAGCATTTTGCGTCGTCAAGGCATCCAATCTAGTCATTTCTTCTACAGACAGCTCGAAGTCAAAAACATTGGCATTTTCTATCATACGAGACTTCTTGACCGACTTGGGGACGTAGACAAATCCGTGTTGAACGCACCATCGACCGAGGACCTGCGCCGGTGACTTCTGTCGAGCGTTGGCGATCTCCTTGAGCACCCCATCATCAAACGCTTTGCCATCTCGTAAACTTCGATAGGACTGCAGAACAACTCCTTCTTGCTGAAATGCTGAGATCGTGCTTTTCCGATACAGAAAAGGGTTGATTTCGATTTGATTGACCAACGGCAGATGCTTAATTCCTGCCTCCTTCAGCTCCAGATAATCTTCCAGAGCGTAGTTCGAAACACCAATCCCACGAATCTTTCCCTCCTCTAGCATAATTTCGAGTGTTTTGTACGCTTGAACGTGATGCCCAGGAACGGGCCAATGGATCAAATACAAATCTAGGTAGTCCGTTTGCAAGTCTGCCAGAGTCTTTTCCAATTGCTTGGAAATGGCTTCCCGACCCTTTTCTATGGTCGTGGTCCACACCTTGGAGCAAAGGAATAAGTCGCTTCGTTCAACCCCTGATGTAGCAATGGCTTTGCCTACTTCGGCTTCGTTTCCATAAAACTCGGCGCATTCTAGAAAGCGATAGCCGACTTTCAAAGCGTCGCTGACGCATTCTTCGGCAGTCCGTTCGACAGCGGTCGGGTCCGGTGGGGAAGCAGCAGAACTAGCAGACGCTGGAATAAATCCTACTTTGTAGGTTCCGAAACCTATTGCAGGATGCTCCATACCGTTCCGAAGCCGGATGGTAGGGCAACTCTTGAGTGCTTCTGTGGCGGCAGCTTCGTCCGATGTGGTTGACGACATTCTCCacaacgacgaaaacaaacTGTTAGATCGAAGAATACGTTGTCGTTGCGATTTTGGAAACGAATGAACAAATCCGGTCAGGGAAATCATGAAAATGAACCTCCGCAAAAACAGCATTCGTGCGGCCATGGTTTATGCTACCCTCTCTCATGTGTTTCATTCTATCCCAGTCGTCGTTATCCGGATTGCGGGACGCCTTGGGAGCTAGGTTTCGACAGAGTCTACCAGCGCCAACCCGCACGTAAGGTTCAACGGAGTCGGAAATGATCGTGACTGAGTCGTGTCAGCCCCGAAGGTTTTCGCCTTGCTAATTATCATCGCCAAACTGCGATTCGCCCAGGATCACGGCGGAGTTCGCGGAAAGAAATTGGCTTGTTAATTGCGATCACAGTCACCTTCCCGCTAGCGTAGTTTTTTGCGAGCCATCTaccgttgactgtgagaaccACGATAAGGCACTAAATTTTGGTTCTTGAGGGTAGCGGTGAACCAAGAAAACGCGACGAAGATAGAGAGAGGGGCGCTCACTGTCGGTCACTGCCATGAGTACACGAGATCGACTACCCTCTTGGATCAGCCTCGAAGAGTCGCCTTCCCCTACGAGAGTCAGCAGCTTTGATCGAACGTCGCCGGCTGAAGCGGAGCGGAAGAGCTCGAACGGACGAACCTTGAAGAGCTCCACAATCACTTGTAAACGACGTCAGGAACAGCGCCTGGTAGTACCCGTTGAGACGAGAGAAAGTCTTCTTCTGCACTTGTGTCGTACCAAACAATGGGAGCTTGCTTTAAATAGGGCTTGGCTTTGTCCTGAAGAAATCCGCCCGCAACTAGCTTTTGGGCGCAATTCAATCGATGAACAGTGGAGTTTGCAGGGATTGAAGCGGACGAATCTACGGCCAATTCGCTTATTTTCCGGCGAGCCAACACTTAAACGAACCATCTATCAGGAAACGCCTTTGGGCGCTGTATGTGCAAGTgatttgtcgtcgtcctATCATTCTGTCGATGTTCTGCTGCTCCCTTTGATTCGAGCTCTCCTGACGACGTCCCCGGAGCAAGTCCGTTGTAGCCAGGCGGAGAACGGCAATACTGCTCTGCGTGATGCCATTAAGAACGAAACGTGTCCATGTGAAGTCATACGTCTGTTGCTGCGGGTAGATCTAAACCTATCCCAACACGATATTGCGGAAGATGACCCGGCTGTACTCCAGAAGGACAGAGACGGTCTACTTCCGATTGACCATATCATCAGAGCAGTTCACCTGGGATCCAGACCCGATGTCTTTGACCTGCTTGCTATATTTCTACAGGAAACACACGCATTGGCCCCATCATTCGGCCACGTGGTGGACTCTGTGCTTATACGGCTTTTTTCCCTGGGAACTTCATTCGCTTTGGTGCCGGCTATTACTGCCTCTACTTCGGACAATACAATGCAACGGGACTCGTGCAAGTCTAGCAAAGACCCGCGTCTCCAAAGAATTTTTCTCTGTGCCCAAATGCTGTTGGAGGATGATCCTTCTACACTCATTTGCTTTTCAAAGATAACAGGTTGCTCTCCGTTGCATACAGTACTCCGAAACTATGGCAACGTTCCACAACTGGTTAGTGAGATCATTAAGCTGGATGTCAACGGTGTGCTCGTAAGGCATCGTAATCATTACGGCGATCTCCCCTTACATACTGCTTGCTCGGTGGGTGTACCTATGGACGTACTTCGCGCGATACTCAGGCACACTGCACGATTTTCAAACAATGGTGATCTTATCTGGACCACAAACGGCTCTCCTGAAGAATTTGGCTACACCCCTGTTGATCTCGAATGGATTCGACATATTGAAGGCGGGAATGGGTTCTTTACTCCTCGTTCCTTCTGTCCGGTTCATGTGCGCGGTGTGCACAGTCCCGGAGGAAGGCATGATAGGCTATGTGACAATCTACTCACCGAAGCGGTTGACAAGGCTCTTTCGGAGACTTCTACAGAGACTGATAAAAGCATGAGCGAGGACGTGAATACAGCAGCATCGTTACACACGGCAACGTTTGGTTCTTTATTGACACGACTTCTAGTTCTGATTCGGACGGCGACAGGCGATTTTAATTTCATCAATTCGTCCGGCCTTACTCAAAGCATCCTTCACCGAGCTTCTTTGCTCGCCGGCCCCTTGGTACCAGTTATACCAACGCCCATTCTGCGTCTACTTCTCGCGTACTTTCCACGCGAAATATCTCAGCGGGATGAGCTCGGGAGGCTTCCTTTGCATTGTTCTCTAGCGAGCAATGGACGAAATGCTGGTGTTGTAGTTGGAATGAGCGAAGAGTGGAAATCATGGATTGCTGAATTAGTGAATCGTTTTCCTGGTGGCTGCGGAGTCCAGGATTTCTCGGGTCGATTTCCAATCCATCATGCTTTGGCATCAATTTCTTCTTATGGCCATGTCGAACACGACGACATGCAGCATGAAGAGATAGTGACTCTCATTACCTCCCATTCTCCAGGTTCCATTGAAGCCTATGATCCAGTCTCGCGAATGTTTCCATTCATGATGGCTGCCATAAACACTTCGTGTTCTTTGAACTTAGTATTTTGTCTCCTTCGACAAAGTCCGAGCTTGATTTTCAGGAAGTAACAAAATTAGATTTAAATATGCATAATGTAAAGTAGGTCTAATCATACAAAGAGCTTACATAGCTTCATAGAACAGCATGTATGCCTGACATTGGCAAACTTTCTGCCAATCGACCTCTTTGATTGAATCGTCCGATATAAAAAGCCAACGCCCAGTCATTTGGCTCCGTCGATAGCAGACGTAGTGGCCACTGAAAGCACCCCCTTGGTGCTCGATGGCTGACATTAGTCTGTAGTGAATTGGGCTGGGGGTAGAATTTGTGTTGCTTGTAAACTTCTGGCGTGGAGAAGTTCCGGCCCATTGAAAAGTCGGGCTCACTCGACCGCCATATGCACAATACGGCCCTGCATCCAAAACCTCAGGGAAGATCACATGTTGCGCTGTTTTCGACAATCGATTGTAATGGGGATCGTAGTATCGACGTTGTACATGAATACATAATATGGATGGTAACCGCGTCAATAGGAGACATTTCAAAGCGTCAACGCGTTCCATCTTTGTTTCTTGGGATTCCGATATTCCCTCCAATGAGTCACTTGGGTCGGATAATAAGAACGCATCGACGCGAGCATCGTCATCAGGATTTATCTGGCGTGCATCATTTAACCGGCGTTCAGTTCGTTCTAGTTCGTCGCGCAAGTAAAAGCCTTGTTCATCCTCTTTATTGTGTTCATTGCGCTTCGACTTGGCATGTAACGCTTCTACAGCGCCTCGCAAAAAGTCGACATCTTCTTCAAGTTTCTCGATAAGGTTACGCAATGTACAGCAGCGGCATTCGACATCCTGAACCCGCTCGACGTTGGTGAATCGCTCCAAACATTCTTCCAACCGACACGGCGGGCTGGGTGCTGATTCGGGTTTCTGAGGCGTCCCCGCATAGGACCTTCGCCCCGAAGAGGCTAACACAGTCGTAGGCACTACCGGAATATCGAAGAAGGCTGCATTCTGAATCGGTCGAATGTGCTTGCAGATCCGACATTGTAGAGTCGAACCCAGCCAGCCGCAGAACGGAGACGGTGTAATCGAAGAAATTGTAGTCATCATAATGTGCATGGCGGTCGATAGCTCCCGCCGATCCCTAGCGTCTAGATCACAAATTAGGGGAGTGCTCGTAGTCTTGCCTGGAGTCAAGCTCCTGGCGTGGACATCACTGCCTTCGGATCGGACTTCAGGGACGCACATTTCAAAATCTTCCTGTTTCTTTTCCTCGCGTTGGCCCTGAAAGTTATTTACAGGGCTTACAGATTGTATGCGTTCCTTCGCAGAAGTAATAGGCCGACTGTCTTTTGCAGCAACTTGCGACGGAGGCTGCTTGTCGACGCCGTCGCGTTTGCCACCAACCAGCAAGCTTGGAATATATGAGTCAGCATCGGAGCGGACGATATGCGGACTCCTTTCCCTAGATAGTACCGTCAGGATGTCGTCCTGTTCACAATCGCTATTACAAAAACCTGCGAACGCCGACGGAACAACTGACGATTCACCATCTAGCTTCGCATCCCCAACAATCATGCCCACAAGTGCCTGTAAAAATTCTTCCGCGTCTTGCTGCTCATTACCGATATGATGGCGGCTAGATCCACCAGACTTGGACTTGAATTGAGAATGTTGCTGGCCAACAGAAACCAAAATTTCACGCGGGTCGATGGATTCGGTGTGGACGACTCCGTTGACAGCAAGTAACAAGGACAGTACTCCCTCGCTAACCCGACTATCCGGTAAATCATCACCCGTGGTAGGTTCTGAAAAATACGATTGCAAGGTGTCTttcttctccttttccacgACATATTCCAAATAAGCAACGAAGGGCTCGAGAGAAGCAAGTGATTGCATGACCGAGTTCAGGAAGCACGTTTGTCCAAAGTTGACAATACCCCGCACACGGCCATCGCCATCTTGAGGTGGACGTTGTCGCGTCTGCGGGATATGCTTGCGAGTCACTTCCGACCGTCGCGGGAAGTTGAGGCCAGAGGTAATCGGCATATTTTGGAGAAAATATGTTATTCGGAAAACGATGTACTCCAAAAGTGGCGGCGTCAACGTAGAGACACAAAGAACAAAGGTGGCGAGATAATCGGCGTCTCCGGATCGAGCCAGAGGAAGGGCAGGGACGTATGGAAAAAAGCCGTTAGATGTTTGATATGAAATCGTTCCTCGCGAGGACAGCTGTTGCCCATTCGACTCATTCATAGGCAGAAACATTTGGCGTGGTGCTAAAATTGGTTCAATCTCCTGAGAAGAGAATCGTGGCAATTGGACAGTAGACGGTGATGAAATTTCTGCATGTTGTATCGATGATAGACTCGCAGTCCGCACCGGGGCAGACAGTGAATCGGCAACCGCAGGTAGTTCGATAGTCGAAAGAATCTCGAAACCGTGTCGATTCGAAGTTATGGGAGTGGCGGCTTCCGCCAAGTCGTTGTTGCTATCTACAACCAGTTTTTGGAGTGTGCGACGTTTATCTGGGAGAGCAGAAGAGCTCATAATGGCTTACACCGTCACCAAAAAGGTTAATTGCCTGCAGGTGCTGATAGTGCAGGACTACTGTCCCGGAAGCAATCGTGCTTGAACTTCCGCAATCAATCAAACAACTACCGTTCCTGCGTAAGTCCAAAATGCTCACCTCTCTCACCGTCGGTACTCCCCGGGATAAAATTCAATTGAAGGCAACAATGTTGCAGTTGCAGAGGATGACAGTAAAACTCATTTGATGAGGAAAGTTGGTTCTAATGGCGGGAAGTGGCGGGACgcaaattttcttttttgact contains:
- a CDS encoding predicted protein, which translates into the protein MSSSALPDKRRTLQKLVVDSNNDLAEAATPITSNRHGFEILSTIELPAVADSLSAPVRTASLSSIQHAEISSPSTVQLPRFSSQEIEPILAPRQMFLPMNESNGQQLSSRGTISYQTSNGFFPYVPALPLARSGDADYLATFVLCVSTLTPPLLEYIVFRITYFLQNMPITSGLNFPRRSEVTRKHIPQTRQRPPQDGDGRVRGIVNFGQTCFLNSVMQSLASLEPFVAYLEYVVEKEKKDTLQSYFSEPTTGDDLPDSRVSEGVLSLLLAVNGVVHTESIDPREILVSVGQQHSQFKSKSGGSSRHHIGNEQQDAEEFLQALVGMIVGDAKLDGESSVVPSAFAGFCNSDCEQDDILTVLSRERSPHIVRSDADSYIPSLLVGGKRDGVDKQPPSQVAAKDSRPITSAKERIQSVSPVNNFQGQREEKKQEDFEMCVPEVRSEGSDVHARSLTPGKTTSTPLICDLDARDRRELSTAMHIMMTTISSITPSPFCGWLGSTLQCRICKHIRPIQNAAFFDIPVVPTTVLASSGRRSYAGTPQKPESAPSPPCRLEECLERFTNVERVQDVECRCCTLRNLIEKLEEDVDFLRGAVEALHAKSKRNEHNKEDEQGFYLRDELERTERRLNDARQINPDDDARVDAFLLSDPSDSLEGISESQETKMERVDALKCLLLTRLPSILCIHVQRRYYDPHYNRLSKTAQHVIFPEVLDAGPYCAYGGRVSPTFQWAGTSPRQKFTSNTNSTPSPIHYRLMSAIEHQGGAFSGHYVCYRRSQMTGRWLFISDDSIKEVDWQKVCQCQAYMLFYEAM
- a CDS encoding predicted protein encodes the protein MVKMLEPTSIVVEHVEDDRKVFVSRVPLNFSQASIKRLIEGSVGADVVQEVVFTYDNDEQAIGGDSKSKHKGYAFCVMENVDSAAAAISLGIVKGGRTETSKKSHTLYLSAYKHEAKDEKEIPDICFLWIHKRCPYGENCKFVHHGNGGVLDQRAVSAFPKPRKCWDFKKGKCKMGDTCPFSHEGIEPISIKEKIDRPSSEKDCINWKTKGKCRKGETCPYRHSVSLREQAIAKLATNRPGESAFQTVAPGKRTSEPLSVRVFGLNYETKESDVRDFLAPCGTIMNVSFPCWNDSGRSKGYCEVLFQSPKAVAAATALDGSDLHGRWLSIQAGK
- a CDS encoding predicted protein, which gives rise to MSSTTSDEAAATEALKSCPTIRLRNGMEHPAIGFGTYKVGFIPASAKCVSDALKVGYRFLECAEFYGNEAEVGKAIATSGVERSDLFLCSKVWTTTIEKGREAISKQLEKTLADLQTDYLDLYLIHWPVPGHHVQAYKTLEIMLEEGKIRGIGVSNYALEDYLELKEAGIKHLPLVNQIEINPFLYRKSTISAFQQEGVVLQSYRSLRDGKAFDDGVLKEIANARQKSPAQVLGRWCVQHGFVYVPKSVKKSRMIENANVFDFELSVEEMTRLDALTTQNAIETFKGLYQKCVNRDTSKDGTLEGVKMNITAD